One genomic window of Paenibacillus xylanilyticus includes the following:
- a CDS encoding MFS transporter: MNNTATASPGERTTGLQEGLIVSLLGFTVVLVVMNTMMFNLALPKIAAEFQLSSVASSWIVTGYSIVFAISSITFSRLSDFVPIRTLFTTGLTLLGAASVLGFFSNHFIILLCARLIQAAGAASVPGLAIVLITRYVPSDRRGKSMAVIMSASSLGLGLGPVIGGSITQFLGWHDLFIVTGLTLFLIPVFFKLLPSEMPQKGSFDLLGALLLAIGTTGVLLFLTSREWVTLVVGVVALLLFWLRIRRAADPFVQPALFKNKKYMMLSSLGIVSYINNFATLFLLPQILAHLYGLTPAQSGLVIFPGAVVSMLLSNRIGRMIDRHGNTQLLRFAPWLLLAAAGLFALFADNSIYAIMVIYILLSVGFSALTTSVSNELSNNLTMDQVGAGMGLFQLSQFFSGAFSVAVTGVALTAMQQLSLSSAYTNIFWGMTVVALASVMFSWVYLSMQSRKKASSASS, encoded by the coding sequence ATGAATAACACCGCTACCGCATCACCCGGGGAACGAACGACCGGACTACAGGAAGGGTTAATTGTAAGTTTGCTCGGTTTCACGGTAGTTCTCGTCGTCATGAATACGATGATGTTCAACCTGGCCCTGCCCAAAATTGCAGCCGAATTCCAGCTCTCATCCGTTGCTTCCTCGTGGATTGTAACAGGTTATTCCATCGTTTTTGCCATATCGTCGATTACCTTTTCACGCCTGTCGGACTTTGTACCGATTCGGACGCTGTTTACAACCGGTCTCACTTTACTTGGTGCAGCATCGGTTCTGGGATTCTTCAGCAATCACTTCATTATCCTGCTCTGTGCACGCCTGATTCAGGCAGCAGGCGCCGCATCCGTGCCGGGACTCGCCATCGTGCTCATCACACGTTACGTTCCGAGTGACCGCCGGGGTAAATCCATGGCTGTGATTATGTCTGCCAGTTCCCTTGGTCTTGGACTTGGTCCTGTCATCGGCGGCAGCATTACTCAATTTCTTGGATGGCATGATCTCTTTATCGTTACGGGGTTAACGTTATTCCTGATCCCTGTGTTCTTCAAACTGCTTCCGAGTGAAATGCCGCAAAAGGGTTCGTTCGACTTGCTGGGCGCATTGCTTCTCGCGATCGGAACAACGGGCGTTCTGCTGTTCCTCACTTCACGCGAGTGGGTCACTCTTGTCGTTGGTGTCGTAGCACTTCTATTGTTCTGGTTACGGATTCGCCGTGCGGCCGATCCATTTGTCCAGCCAGCTCTGTTCAAAAACAAAAAATATATGATGCTCAGCTCGCTAGGGATCGTTTCCTACATTAACAACTTTGCTACACTGTTTCTTTTGCCGCAAATTCTGGCCCATCTGTACGGCTTGACACCAGCCCAATCCGGACTGGTTATCTTCCCTGGTGCAGTTGTCTCCATGCTGCTGTCCAACCGGATTGGCCGAATGATTGACAGACATGGCAATACACAGCTGCTTAGGTTTGCACCATGGCTGCTGCTCGCTGCCGCGGGATTATTCGCTCTGTTTGCAGATAACAGCATCTACGCCATTATGGTCATTTATATCCTGCTGAGTGTAGGTTTCTCCGCTCTTACTACGAGTGTTTCCAACGAACTGTCCAATAACCTGACCATGGATCAGGTGGGTGCAGGCATGGGTCTGTTCCAACTTAGCCAGTTCTTCAGCGGTGCATTCAGTGTTGCCGTAACCGGCGTGGCTCTGACTGCGATGCAGCAGCTGTCCTTGTCGTCAGCCTATACGAATATTTTCTGGGGTATGACCGTGGTTGCTCTGGCATCCGTGATGTTCTCTTGGGTGTATCTGTCTATGCAGTCCCGCAAAAAAGCCTCTTCCGCTTCGTCCTAA
- a CDS encoding carbohydrate ABC transporter permease: MYHKTTGYRIFNGFNLFFIAAVSLLCVLPLVHILAVSFSGKAAASANLVTLWPIDFTVDAYTKTFGNSNFLSALWISVQRTVLGTLLSMVLVILTAYPLSKESLHFKGRSMYAWFFIFTMLFSGGLIPSYILIQKLGLINTLWALILPGAVAVWNLILMMNFFRNVPKELEEAAFIDGANHITTLFRIYLPVSMPAIATISLFTMVGQWNSWFDGLIYMNDASKYPLATLMQTIIVQQDFSNMNVDATQLQNMSQRTVNAAQIFIGALPILLVYPFLQRFFVKGIVLGAVKE; the protein is encoded by the coding sequence GTGTATCACAAAACGACCGGATACCGGATATTCAATGGCTTCAACCTGTTCTTCATTGCAGCCGTTTCACTGCTGTGTGTGCTGCCGCTCGTTCATATTCTGGCGGTCTCTTTCAGCGGCAAGGCTGCAGCCTCCGCCAATCTGGTCACACTCTGGCCGATTGATTTTACCGTAGACGCCTATACCAAAACATTTGGTAACAGCAACTTTCTCAGCGCACTCTGGATCTCGGTTCAGCGTACCGTTCTTGGCACGCTGCTCAGTATGGTACTGGTCATTCTGACGGCATATCCATTATCCAAAGAAAGTCTTCATTTCAAAGGACGCTCGATGTATGCCTGGTTTTTCATCTTCACGATGCTGTTCAGCGGCGGGCTGATCCCGTCTTACATTTTGATTCAAAAACTGGGGCTAATCAACACGCTGTGGGCACTGATTTTGCCAGGAGCAGTTGCGGTCTGGAACCTGATTCTGATGATGAACTTCTTCCGTAATGTTCCGAAAGAGCTGGAAGAGGCAGCTTTTATTGATGGAGCTAACCATATTACAACCTTGTTCCGGATCTATCTGCCGGTGTCCATGCCCGCGATTGCGACGATCTCGCTGTTCACCATGGTAGGCCAATGGAACTCCTGGTTTGACGGGCTCATCTATATGAATGATGCTTCCAAATATCCGCTGGCTACGTTGATGCAGACCATTATCGTACAGCAGGACTTCTCCAACATGAATGTGGATGCCACGCAGCTACAAAACATGTCTCAACGTACGGTCAATGCTGCTCAGATCTTCATTGGTGCACTGCCGATCCTGCTCGTGTATCCGTTCCTGCAGCGTTTCTTCGTCAAGGGGATTGTGCTTGGGGCGGTAAAAGAATAG
- a CDS encoding ABC transporter permease, with the protein MAMEQPLTTNTPVRQAIRNPRKRTRWNFKRTWPLHLMLLPAVLLTLLFAYVPMGGIIIAFQDFKPWLGFTGSKWVGWDNFRFMFEYPDSVQVIWNTVLIASMKIVAGLVAPVVFAILLNEVRNSTFKRFSQTLVYLPHFLSWVVLGGILLDMLSPEGGLVNQVLAAAGIEPIFFLGDGDWFRVTVVISDVWKEFGFGTIVFLAALAGINPALYEASEVDGATRLKQTLHITLPALVPMIIVVGTLSLGNILNAGFDQIFNLYNPLVYEKGDIIDTFVYRMGILNGKMSFATAVGLFKSFVAMFLVITAYRMAYKIANYRIF; encoded by the coding sequence ATGGCTATGGAACAACCATTAACAACCAACACACCGGTACGGCAGGCGATACGCAATCCACGCAAACGTACCCGCTGGAACTTCAAACGCACATGGCCGCTGCACCTGATGCTGCTGCCTGCTGTACTGCTCACATTGCTGTTCGCCTATGTACCCATGGGCGGCATTATTATTGCTTTTCAGGATTTCAAACCGTGGCTCGGATTCACGGGCTCCAAATGGGTAGGATGGGATAACTTCCGGTTCATGTTCGAGTATCCGGACAGTGTACAGGTGATCTGGAACACCGTGCTGATCGCTTCCATGAAAATTGTGGCCGGCCTGGTGGCCCCGGTGGTATTCGCCATTTTGCTGAATGAGGTACGAAACTCCACCTTCAAACGGTTCTCACAGACACTCGTGTATCTGCCCCACTTCCTGTCCTGGGTTGTACTAGGCGGCATTCTGCTCGACATGCTGTCCCCAGAGGGTGGACTGGTGAATCAGGTGCTGGCAGCTGCAGGGATTGAACCGATTTTCTTTCTCGGAGATGGTGACTGGTTTCGGGTAACGGTTGTCATTAGTGATGTATGGAAGGAATTCGGATTTGGCACGATCGTATTTCTGGCTGCACTTGCGGGGATTAATCCGGCTCTCTATGAAGCTTCCGAGGTGGATGGGGCAACACGGCTCAAGCAGACGCTGCACATTACGCTGCCTGCCCTGGTGCCGATGATTATCGTAGTGGGAACGCTGTCCCTTGGCAATATTCTGAATGCAGGTTTTGACCAGATTTTCAATCTGTATAACCCGCTCGTGTATGAGAAGGGCGATATTATCGACACGTTTGTGTACCGGATGGGGATCCTGAATGGCAAAATGAGCTTCGCAACAGCGGTCGGACTATTCAAGTCCTTCGTCGCGATGTTCCTGGTCATTACTGCCTACCGGATGGCTTACAAAATCGCCAATTACCGCATTTTCTAA
- a CDS encoding aspartyl-phosphate phosphatase Spo0E family protein, with protein MVHNPETIQECIEKARQRLYQIANSHAELMHPEVIRQSMILDELINEYNKAIRINGKTPRDKSPGMR; from the coding sequence ATGGTGCATAATCCGGAAACCATTCAGGAATGTATCGAAAAGGCAAGGCAAAGACTCTACCAGATCGCAAATTCACATGCGGAATTAATGCATCCGGAGGTCATTCGTCAATCGATGATTCTGGATGAGTTAATTAATGAATATAACAAAGCCATTCGTATAAACGGAAAAACACCCCGAGACAAAAGCCCCGGGATGAGATAA
- a CDS encoding extracellular solute-binding protein — translation MYKKMMTAVLALTMVAVTACSSGAKEEPAKEAAAPLAMQNGKYEPAVQMSYLRAWNDDTKFKNGETAQSNVHTKWAKERLGIELTTPWAVSVTNDAFYTKLRLSLSANEELPDIVSIRGDYNLVRELIESGKFADAGALFDKYASDTWKQAAESAPEEWYPYMYEGQRYGIPIFDYAYNGDPVMFIREDWLKKLGLEEPKTIDELVAVMDAFTNQDPDGNGKKDTYGLTVGMKNALNTWMTESGWIFGMYNTMPGQWNEAEDGTLQYGSVQPGVKEGLATMKDWLSKGYLPKEAGVYDEIKAAELFTAGKAGIIVGPHWMPNWPIDDVKKNVDGATYKAIALPTGPTGESHHHGSGASNGVVLINKDMANPEVFFTYQNYLFDNFANPEVGGEFEHGFAQGYDYDIVDGKVVGEAEVKDGVSPLKYTITYDGARIPNLMMDTLAELATGKEPETPFEKNTSIANKPEVFAAAQVVVAHKDDAIKNKFTGAPTDTMKMKKDALDKLEKDTFSKIIYGQVGLEEFDAFVTKWRSMGGDEITAEVNEWFKTVN, via the coding sequence ATGTATAAAAAGATGATGACGGCTGTGCTTGCATTAACCATGGTTGCTGTAACAGCATGCAGTTCGGGGGCCAAGGAGGAACCTGCGAAGGAAGCGGCAGCGCCGCTTGCGATGCAGAACGGGAAGTACGAACCAGCGGTGCAGATGAGCTACTTGCGGGCCTGGAACGATGACACGAAGTTTAAGAACGGGGAAACGGCACAGAGCAATGTGCATACCAAATGGGCCAAGGAACGTCTCGGCATAGAGCTGACCACACCATGGGCTGTGTCAGTGACCAATGACGCCTTCTATACGAAGCTTCGCCTGTCACTGTCTGCCAACGAGGAGCTGCCGGATATCGTCTCCATCCGTGGGGACTACAACCTGGTGCGTGAGTTGATTGAGTCCGGCAAGTTCGCTGATGCAGGTGCACTGTTTGATAAATATGCATCCGACACGTGGAAACAGGCGGCCGAATCGGCACCGGAGGAATGGTATCCTTACATGTATGAGGGTCAGCGTTACGGGATTCCGATCTTCGACTATGCCTACAACGGCGATCCCGTGATGTTTATTCGGGAAGACTGGCTGAAGAAGCTGGGACTGGAAGAACCCAAAACGATCGATGAGCTGGTTGCGGTCATGGATGCATTTACGAATCAGGACCCGGACGGTAATGGCAAGAAGGATACGTATGGTTTGACCGTCGGCATGAAGAATGCACTGAATACATGGATGACGGAATCCGGCTGGATCTTCGGCATGTATAACACGATGCCAGGACAATGGAACGAGGCTGAAGACGGAACGCTGCAATACGGCTCGGTGCAGCCAGGAGTGAAGGAAGGTCTGGCAACAATGAAAGACTGGCTCTCCAAAGGTTATCTGCCCAAGGAAGCTGGCGTATATGATGAGATCAAGGCAGCTGAACTGTTTACAGCAGGCAAGGCCGGGATCATCGTGGGTCCGCACTGGATGCCTAACTGGCCCATTGATGACGTGAAGAAAAATGTGGACGGTGCCACCTATAAAGCCATTGCTCTGCCGACCGGCCCGACGGGTGAGAGTCATCATCATGGTTCCGGAGCCAGCAACGGGGTAGTGTTGATTAACAAGGATATGGCTAACCCGGAAGTGTTCTTCACCTATCAGAATTATCTGTTCGATAACTTTGCCAATCCGGAGGTGGGCGGCGAGTTTGAGCATGGATTTGCCCAAGGATATGATTATGACATCGTGGACGGCAAAGTTGTGGGCGAAGCTGAAGTGAAAGATGGCGTATCGCCGCTGAAATACACGATTACCTATGACGGTGCACGGATCCCGAACCTGATGATGGATACGCTTGCAGAACTCGCGACAGGCAAGGAACCGGAGACACCTTTTGAGAAAAATACGAGCATCGCCAACAAACCGGAAGTATTTGCTGCAGCTCAAGTTGTCGTTGCACATAAGGATGATGCGATCAAGAACAAGTTCACGGGTGCGCCAACCGATACAATGAAGATGAAGAAGGATGCGCTCGACAAGCTGGAGAAGGATACGTTCAGCAAAATCATTTATGGGCAAGTTGGCCTTGAGGAATTCGATGCCTTTGTAACGAAGTGGAGGTCGATGGGTGGCGACGAGATTACCGCCGAAGTAAACGAATGGTTTAAGACCGTGAATTAA
- a CDS encoding ArsR/SmtB family transcription factor has protein sequence MKILHHPQLEDIELSSVLYALSDPTRLGIVAEAAKSGEQPCSHFNAPVVKSTMSHHIRTLREAGVIRVRVQGTQHFLTLRLEDLETRFPGLMQPLLQAAAQASTQQS, from the coding sequence ATGAAAATTTTACATCATCCTCAATTGGAGGATATTGAACTTTCTTCCGTGTTGTACGCGTTAAGCGATCCGACCCGCCTTGGCATTGTTGCGGAAGCAGCCAAGAGTGGAGAGCAGCCCTGCAGTCATTTTAATGCGCCTGTTGTGAAGTCCACGATGTCCCATCATATTCGCACGCTGAGGGAAGCTGGCGTCATTCGGGTGAGGGTGCAGGGGACCCAGCATTTCCTTACATTAAGGTTGGAGGATCTGGAAACACGATTCCCGGGCCTTATGCAGCCTTTGTTGCAGGCCGCTGCTCAGGCGTCCACCCAACAGTCCTAA
- a CDS encoding DUF4176 domain-containing protein, whose protein sequence is MEKDTLTLLPNGSVIRLKEGTKKLVIYGRKQMLMTEPPRQFDYIGCLYPEGYINPDYTYVFNHEDIEEIIFRGYVDEEEEAFAGNLNE, encoded by the coding sequence ATGGAAAAAGATACATTGACTTTACTGCCCAACGGCTCCGTAATCCGGCTGAAGGAAGGCACCAAAAAGCTTGTCATTTATGGACGCAAGCAGATGTTAATGACAGAACCGCCTCGTCAGTTCGATTACATTGGGTGTTTGTACCCGGAGGGATATATTAATCCGGATTATACGTATGTATTTAATCATGAAGATATCGAAGAGATTATTTTCAGAGGGTATGTGGATGAGGAAGAAGAAGCATTTGCTGGGAATTTGAATGAATAA
- a CDS encoding response regulator transcription factor, with translation MMNLMVVDDEHSAVESIASSIAWREYGIGQVYKAYSVKEALQQMAAHQVHIIITDIRMPGLSGLDLVSHIRQKWEKTKCIILSGHASFDYAKQALKHGTVSYLLKPVRDEELIEAVQQASVQIRLEGEKQQLHQRAMYSVREHLPEKRAELMKDVLLGRKFAEDELESKLEQLEIGFRPQDKMQLLLIRYDDPQPTHKAFRLMKYAISNVVEEIFSSSYHLCHTDDAYDDLVFMASPKQAQSEPELLMGRLGDRLIHSVKQYLNATISLSVSKTGRFPHQVPQLYHQAVSALRKQGEAGKGLHLNAAASSHGASLKSLTALYEPPGLTTLLEAGRMEDAHRKIDQIFAELSGSVFPEHVYVAFHYLAAAFSYMAHREGKQLSDVLGEQYQQLLKDGYGVSLRSLEAWTRNVMQQWTERTQDSGQESGSTLIRQVQHWIDHHLGEDLSLQVIAGEVHLHPVYLSKMYKQSTGEGISDYIIRSRMERAVHLLKHTGMKIYEVGQEVGYNNTPYFIQVFRKHYGLTPQDFRNG, from the coding sequence ATGATGAATCTAATGGTCGTGGATGACGAACACTCAGCGGTGGAATCCATCGCTTCTTCTATCGCATGGAGGGAATATGGCATCGGTCAGGTATATAAAGCATATTCGGTCAAGGAAGCGTTGCAGCAGATGGCTGCTCATCAGGTTCATATCATCATTACGGATATCCGTATGCCGGGACTGTCTGGACTGGATCTCGTTAGTCATATTCGGCAAAAGTGGGAGAAGACCAAATGCATTATTTTATCAGGACATGCGTCTTTTGATTATGCTAAACAGGCCCTTAAACATGGAACGGTAAGTTATCTGCTTAAACCGGTGCGCGATGAAGAACTGATCGAAGCCGTGCAGCAGGCCTCCGTGCAGATCCGGCTGGAAGGAGAGAAGCAGCAGCTGCATCAGCGTGCGATGTATTCGGTAAGGGAGCATTTGCCGGAAAAAAGGGCGGAGTTAATGAAGGATGTGCTGCTCGGGCGCAAGTTTGCCGAAGATGAACTTGAGAGTAAGCTGGAACAATTGGAGATCGGCTTCCGTCCCCAGGATAAAATGCAGCTGCTGCTGATCCGCTATGATGACCCACAGCCAACGCACAAGGCATTTCGATTAATGAAATACGCCATATCCAATGTGGTGGAAGAAATCTTCAGCAGCAGCTACCATCTCTGCCATACCGATGATGCGTATGATGATCTCGTGTTTATGGCCAGTCCGAAACAGGCACAGTCTGAACCGGAACTGCTGATGGGACGGCTGGGCGATCGATTGATACACAGTGTGAAGCAGTATTTGAACGCAACAATCTCGCTATCGGTCAGCAAAACAGGCCGTTTCCCGCATCAGGTACCGCAGCTGTATCATCAGGCTGTGAGTGCCTTGCGGAAGCAGGGTGAAGCAGGGAAAGGATTGCATCTGAATGCCGCAGCCAGCTCGCATGGAGCCTCCTTGAAATCACTTACTGCGCTCTATGAACCACCTGGTCTGACAACGCTGCTGGAAGCCGGGAGAATGGAGGATGCACATCGCAAGATCGATCAGATCTTTGCCGAGCTATCAGGCAGCGTATTTCCGGAGCATGTCTACGTTGCCTTTCATTATCTGGCGGCAGCCTTCTCTTATATGGCTCACCGGGAAGGCAAACAGTTATCTGATGTGCTTGGGGAACAATATCAGCAGCTGCTGAAGGATGGTTATGGTGTATCGCTGCGGAGCCTGGAGGCATGGACCCGGAACGTCATGCAGCAATGGACAGAGCGTACGCAAGATTCGGGTCAAGAGAGCGGGTCCACCCTGATTCGGCAGGTACAGCACTGGATTGACCATCATCTGGGAGAAGATCTGTCCTTGCAGGTCATTGCGGGAGAGGTGCATCTGCATCCGGTGTATTTGTCCAAAATGTACAAACAGTCCACTGGCGAAGGCATCAGTGATTACATTATTCGCTCCAGAATGGAACGCGCCGTGCACCTGCTGAAGCATACCGGGATGAAGATCTATGAAGTCGGCCAGGAAGTGGGCTATAACAATACCCCTTACTTCATTCAAGTGTTTCGCAAGCATTATGGCCTGACACCACAGGATTTTCGGAACGGTTAA
- a CDS encoding DUF6138 family protein, translating to MSTLYDQAMDEMIGAIHEWFDEQEKRSDLDKVVKRTTLQMGIMGDVLLDYRPGRTTVDSLDLGFDDGLNSRNAGSFTEEQVRSEIQPQLAEVIQRRLDGLGDTPLIDYHFTFRGKFPTTEGKLHLTLFEYINEEKREQLLDRIHTYVEQKLENGTYPTKPLESFFLTRHLLDPVLFPSPNIAWIIAQYDRIQELNKGRQDALAEHRGNIIRALKDWAENQFLPQYYDIQLSEYRSNEYTLKPGAVLEQNESHGEVKNQGQQEAQPIDLLLYAAVMILRFEPSYSKPTGLTFLELAKQLGSDRAVRMMTEGSGAYAKEDIHVKNEQVECTANDVFSLITIIIRQEEASAYEQALAFIIRLLKKGFPKSYKIKLKSKTKPYLPIKGLAKSDTHRFFASALDYPNLHPLLEEYAREAIEEFEWYGDTEGEKNCMPGSYATFGLGLADEAYFPLVEFYMGEVDDEHQLVQDKFTAAFAEKHGITANSAPVLVACLRRSTDGLKLKIQPELENEEKLALMVQQISGLETYEVERVIYPIWGKVEKLAGLARKAEGKRKELLLELLQAAGR from the coding sequence ATGAGTACACTATATGATCAGGCCATGGACGAGATGATTGGCGCCATTCATGAATGGTTTGATGAACAGGAGAAGCGAAGCGACTTGGACAAGGTCGTGAAGCGAACCACACTGCAGATGGGGATCATGGGTGATGTTTTACTGGATTACAGACCTGGACGTACGACGGTTGACAGCCTGGATCTCGGTTTCGATGATGGCTTGAACTCCAGGAATGCAGGTTCATTTACGGAAGAGCAGGTGCGAAGCGAAATTCAGCCTCAGCTTGCTGAAGTGATCCAGAGAAGATTGGATGGGCTGGGAGATACACCACTGATCGACTATCATTTCACCTTTCGCGGGAAATTTCCAACAACCGAAGGGAAGCTGCATTTGACGCTATTTGAATATATCAACGAAGAGAAGAGAGAGCAGCTGCTGGATCGCATCCATACCTATGTCGAACAAAAGCTGGAGAATGGTACATATCCAACGAAGCCGCTGGAGTCCTTTTTTCTGACACGTCATTTGCTTGATCCAGTGCTGTTTCCGAGTCCAAATATTGCATGGATTATAGCTCAGTATGACCGCATTCAGGAATTGAATAAAGGGCGTCAGGATGCCCTGGCGGAGCATCGCGGCAATATCATTCGTGCATTGAAGGATTGGGCAGAGAATCAATTTTTGCCACAGTATTATGATATTCAGTTATCGGAGTATAGGTCGAACGAATATACACTCAAGCCAGGCGCCGTACTGGAACAGAATGAGTCTCATGGAGAAGTTAAGAACCAGGGGCAGCAAGAGGCCCAGCCTATCGATCTGCTGCTGTACGCAGCGGTCATGATTCTGCGTTTTGAGCCCAGCTACAGTAAACCGACAGGCCTTACCTTCCTGGAACTGGCGAAACAGCTGGGGAGCGACCGTGCAGTTCGAATGATGACAGAAGGCAGCGGGGCTTATGCCAAGGAAGATATTCATGTGAAAAATGAACAGGTGGAATGCACAGCCAATGATGTGTTCTCTCTCATTACAATCATTATCCGTCAGGAGGAAGCATCTGCCTACGAGCAGGCACTCGCATTCATTATTCGTTTACTGAAGAAAGGCTTCCCTAAGAGCTATAAGATCAAGCTTAAATCCAAGACAAAACCATATTTGCCGATAAAGGGACTCGCCAAGTCGGATACTCATCGGTTCTTCGCGAGTGCACTGGATTATCCGAATTTGCATCCACTTCTTGAAGAGTACGCTCGTGAAGCCATTGAAGAATTCGAATGGTATGGAGACACGGAGGGGGAGAAGAACTGTATGCCAGGCAGCTATGCCACGTTTGGACTGGGGCTCGCAGACGAGGCGTATTTTCCTTTGGTTGAATTTTATATGGGAGAAGTGGACGATGAACACCAATTGGTGCAGGACAAATTCACTGCTGCCTTTGCCGAAAAGCATGGTATAACAGCTAACTCTGCACCTGTATTGGTTGCCTGCCTACGACGTTCGACGGATGGCTTGAAGCTGAAGATTCAGCCCGAACTGGAGAATGAAGAGAAGCTTGCGCTTATGGTGCAGCAGATCAGCGGTCTGGAAACCTATGAAGTGGAGCGTGTGATATATCCAATCTGGGGCAAAGTGGAGAAGCTTGCAGGTCTGGCCCGCAAGGCTGAAGGGAAACGGAAAGAGCTGCTGCTAGAGCTCCTGCAGGCTGCAGGTAGATAG
- a CDS encoding sensor histidine kinase: protein MKFTVFAKTVILLICLLVPILLLYTYANQANVDMVVEEKQQSSLNQFNYFSSQVDKNIEQLSLYGLTLLRDPSILHYRYMTETTSQYEKNSIYLDILDKLSLYQSTSRWKNDITIVLPQAELVLSTKTSRTVFNENMLKFPQPGQWQLDEGGFTFFFTDNYEWNAKSATTGVRTVMEINFDPMNIVAMLDDFKEAQGGDPFLYVPGNDPLLNRSADPDLVQAIMENMPLNGLDSEGNHQLEAGGKQYLVSYVPSKQLHGVYVNPVVLDDLLTPMDKSRNMFVTSILLLLGLSIGAALLLYRKVQIPIYRLMQGLQQIRKGQLSTRIPVDHSRDEFAYLTQSFNHMAEQIQELIEKVYEERIRSREATLKHLQSQINPHFLYNCLFYIKNMTQLGHSEAVIAMSLSLGDYYRYITRDENDMTTVEEEIRLLDNYLSIQQMRTNRLSYEIAVPQELMQQQIPRLLIQPIVENAVIHGIEPSEGSGHIVVTGMSAKEQIKGKSFNRYSLFVDNDGVTLTPEEIEALEREVNEPMGEEIGTGTWNVHQRLVTRYGHSSGLHFAAIPYGGLSVEIRWFEEEQSHDESNGRG from the coding sequence ATGAAATTCACAGTATTTGCAAAAACGGTCATTCTGCTGATCTGCCTGCTGGTGCCCATCTTGCTGCTCTATACCTATGCCAACCAGGCGAACGTGGACATGGTCGTGGAGGAGAAACAGCAATCGAGCTTGAACCAATTCAATTATTTCAGCTCCCAGGTAGATAAAAATATTGAGCAGCTCTCGCTCTATGGGCTTACCCTTCTGAGGGACCCCAGCATACTGCATTACCGTTACATGACGGAAACGACCAGCCAGTATGAGAAGAACAGCATTTATCTCGATATTCTCGACAAATTATCGTTGTACCAGTCCACCAGCCGCTGGAAAAACGACATTACAATTGTGCTTCCGCAGGCCGAACTGGTGTTATCCACCAAGACAAGCCGAACCGTCTTCAATGAGAACATGCTGAAGTTTCCCCAGCCTGGCCAGTGGCAATTGGATGAGGGAGGATTCACGTTTTTTTTCACGGACAATTATGAGTGGAATGCCAAGTCAGCGACGACAGGGGTTCGTACCGTGATGGAGATTAATTTTGATCCCATGAATATTGTCGCCATGCTGGATGACTTCAAGGAGGCGCAGGGAGGGGACCCTTTTCTGTACGTGCCAGGCAATGACCCCTTATTAAACCGCAGTGCTGACCCCGATCTGGTCCAGGCCATTATGGAAAATATGCCGTTGAACGGGCTGGACAGCGAGGGGAATCATCAGCTGGAGGCCGGTGGCAAGCAGTATCTGGTGAGTTATGTCCCTTCCAAACAGCTTCATGGCGTCTATGTAAATCCCGTTGTACTGGATGATCTGCTCACCCCGATGGATAAGAGCCGGAACATGTTTGTTACATCTATACTCCTGCTGCTGGGATTGAGCATCGGGGCGGCATTATTGCTCTACCGCAAGGTACAGATTCCCATCTATCGCCTGATGCAGGGGCTGCAGCAGATTCGCAAAGGCCAGCTGTCGACCCGAATCCCGGTGGATCATTCACGCGATGAATTTGCGTACCTGACCCAGAGCTTCAATCATATGGCGGAACAAATTCAGGAATTGATCGAAAAGGTGTACGAGGAACGCATTCGTTCAAGAGAAGCCACGCTCAAGCATTTGCAGTCACAGATCAATCCGCACTTCCTGTACAACTGCCTGTTCTATATTAAAAATATGACCCAGCTCGGTCATTCGGAAGCCGTTATTGCGATGTCGCTGAGTTTGGGAGATTACTACCGGTACATCACCCGGGATGAGAATGACATGACAACGGTAGAGGAGGAAATTCGGCTGCTCGACAATTATTTGTCCATACAGCAGATGCGGACCAATCGTTTATCCTACGAAATTGCTGTACCGCAGGAGCTGATGCAGCAGCAGATTCCAAGGCTTCTCATTCAGCCGATTGTGGAAAATGCGGTCATTCATGGCATCGAACCAAGCGAAGGCAGTGGCCATATCGTGGTGACCGGAATGTCAGCCAAAGAGCAAATCAAAGGAAAATCCTTCAACCGCTACAGTTTGTTCGTGGATAACGATGGGGTTACGTTGACACCCGAAGAGATTGAAGCGTTGGAACGGGAAGTGAACGAGCCGATGGGTGAGGAGATCGGTACCGGCACCTGGAACGTGCACCAGCGTCTGGTTACGCGATATGGGCATTCATCCGGGCTTCATTTTGCAGCGATTCCTTACGGGGGACTTAGTGTGGAAATACGATGGTTTGAGGAGGAACAATCTCATGATGAATCTAATGGTCGTGGATGA